One genomic window of Catenulispora sp. MAP5-51 includes the following:
- a CDS encoding ATP-binding cassette domain-containing protein, translated as MTSYAIEAEGLQKSFGQTKALKGVDLYAKPGTVHAVLGPNGAGKTTSVRILATLIKADAGRARIGGYDVAKQAEKVRATIGLTGQYASVDEDLTGLENMELIGRLLDLSKRDARARAAELLEWFDLTEAAKRPAKTYSGGMRRRLDLAASLVGRPSVIFLDEPTTGLDPAKREDMWGVVRRLVGEGSTVMLTTQYLEEADALADEVTVIDRGQVIAHDTPLGLKRVVGGQRLTVQPLDPARLAETAALLQQVAGAKAESPRTGVVSAPVKDDSALTEVVARLSAAGIGVSELSLHLPSLDEVFFSLVGRRAGDDRAVPAAREENAAEPSTPVAV; from the coding sequence ATGACCTCCTATGCGATCGAGGCCGAGGGCCTGCAGAAGTCCTTCGGCCAGACCAAGGCGCTCAAGGGTGTCGACCTGTACGCCAAGCCGGGAACCGTGCACGCGGTGCTGGGCCCGAACGGCGCCGGCAAGACCACCAGCGTCCGGATCCTGGCCACGCTGATCAAGGCCGACGCCGGCCGGGCCCGCATCGGCGGCTACGACGTGGCCAAGCAGGCCGAGAAGGTCCGGGCCACGATCGGCCTGACCGGCCAGTACGCCTCGGTCGACGAGGACCTGACCGGCCTGGAGAACATGGAGCTGATCGGCCGGCTGCTGGACCTGTCCAAGCGTGACGCCAGGGCCCGCGCCGCCGAGCTGCTGGAGTGGTTCGACCTGACCGAGGCCGCAAAGCGTCCGGCGAAGACCTACTCCGGCGGGATGCGCCGGCGCCTGGACCTGGCCGCCTCGCTGGTCGGCCGGCCCTCGGTGATCTTCCTGGACGAGCCCACCACCGGCCTGGACCCGGCCAAGCGCGAGGACATGTGGGGCGTGGTGCGCCGGCTGGTCGGCGAGGGCTCGACGGTCATGCTCACCACGCAGTACCTGGAGGAGGCCGACGCGCTGGCCGACGAGGTGACGGTGATCGACCGCGGCCAGGTGATCGCGCACGACACCCCGCTGGGCCTCAAGCGCGTCGTCGGCGGACAGAGGCTGACCGTGCAGCCGCTGGACCCGGCCCGGCTGGCCGAGACCGCCGCGCTGCTCCAGCAGGTGGCCGGGGCCAAGGCCGAGTCGCCGCGCACCGGCGTGGTGTCGGCGCCGGTTAAGGACGACTCGGCGCTGACCGAGGTCGTGGCCCGGCTGTCGGCGGCCGGGATCGGCGTGAGCGAGCTCTCGCTGCACCTGCCGAGCCTGGACGAGGTGTTCTT